Proteins encoded in a region of the Vitis riparia cultivar Riparia Gloire de Montpellier isolate 1030 chromosome 7, EGFV_Vit.rip_1.0, whole genome shotgun sequence genome:
- the LOC117917225 gene encoding protein SLOW GREEN 1, chloroplastic produces MGSSSITTFSLHYQPKSHLFRSSKPVSFNPLDLHRSLSLPYHSTKLHISPKPSYISTPFSQFHVPRIPTSNFSRIANHLIPKEEIFKFFSEKVVVFLVGSVIFMWCLGARPAMALPAHMGRYSSNVEQKRDAQDSESEHDDMYAKVLEKDPRNVEALKVVLYGKMRRGKTKEAVEYVERLIDIEPDEVEWRLLQALSYEIMGHLSKAKRLFKEILKERPLLLRALHGLALVMHKNHEGPDAVFEMLNNALEVARHQKRVTEERSIRILIAQMHVVQGDLEEGLKKFQDLVDENPRDFRPYLCQGIIYSLLDKKKEAQEQFEIYRTLVPEEFPQRGFLNDVVSAAKAKSRERFHKEFQAEFSNIR; encoded by the exons ATGGGTTCTTCTTCAATCACCACTTTCTCACTCCACTATCAACCGAAATCTCACCTTTTCAGGTCTTCAAAACCCGTCTCCTTCAACCCACTCGATCTCCACAGGTCACTCTCGCTCCCATATCACTCAACCAAGCTTCATATTTCCCCAAAACCCTCATATATCTCCACACCCTTTTCTCAATTCCATGTTCCCAGGATACCCActtcaaatttctcaaggatTGCCAATCATCTTATCCCAAAGgaggaaattttcaaatttttttcagaaaaagTTGTGGTTTTTCTTGTTGGGTCAGTCATTTTCATGTGGTGTCTGGGTGCTAGGCCAGCAATGGCATTACCTGCTCATATGGGCAGATATAGTTCAAATGTTGAACAAAAGAGAGATGCCCAGGATAGTGAGAGTGAACATGACGACATGTATGCGAAGGTATTGGAGAAGGACCCAAGGAATGTTGAAGCATTGAAGGTGGTTTTGTATGGGAAGATGAGGAGAGGGAAAACAAAGGAGGCTGTGGAGTATGTGGAGAGGTTGATTGACATTGAACCGGACGAAGTTGAATGGAGGCTTTTGCAGGCGCTTTCTTATGAGATTATGGGGCATCTGAGTAAGGCTAAAAGGCTGTTCAAGGAAATTTTGAAGGAGAGGCCACTGTTGCTCAGAGCTTTACAT GGTTTGGCATTGGTGATGCACAAGAACCATGAGGGCCCAGATGCCGTGTTTGAGATGCTAAATAATGCTTTGGAAGTTGCTCGTCATCAAAAAAGAGTCACTGAGGAGAGAAGCATAAGGATTCTAATTGCACAAATGCATGTTGTACAG GGAGACTTGGAGGAGGGCTTGAAGAAATTTCAAGATCTAGTTGATGAGAATCCTCGTGACTTTCGGCCTTATCTTTGCCAG GGGATAATCTACAGTCTGCTGGACAAAAAGAAGGAAGCCCAGGAACAGTTTGAGATATACCGGACTCTTGTACCAGAAGAATTCCCTCAGAGGGGGTTCCTTAACGATGTTGTATCAGCAGCAAAGGCAAAATCCCGAGAACGGTTCCATAAGGAGTTTCAGGCAGAATTCTCAAACATAAGGTAG
- the LOC117918915 gene encoding uncharacterized protein LOC117918915: protein MALELKPSYFLTKTAFYFQNPQSPIPNTAFPPLLPRRKAAYFPDISFSLRKTSFRAVSAVLETKETPLAEQSAPPVRIVALVGDGSVSPLKCAPWVEVMLHTAQRLKWVDEGFEMLVFTDNLHQSNADAVETLKMELGRADVMVIVAVTTQESVEWVRANCKNIPNIICFDSSPALVNKLGGSYVHTETKGDVFGKIAGIYQKEANESAEVVKTVSEAWQRCNSDDIRFCILVIINAYIRPVPILKNLRAKGFSTLSCMVSNCGPQILNCLLDPDCRKALQCLNNCSPVDQVCNYRCIASYESPNLEAFSLCVLQKNNCLGLDAKVPEKPYVPPMAKFRGGDLCHETAEDLFVGWLGCLDWSWRVVAGQNPAYDQFPCQYQLFYRGKAKGSFWYEPVFQVKTLEGKVVWRRRRYRVKRGKVPGTFYFSVLDNGVVSNEFWTIVDVPDDLSWGLFHYNGAARAAGQSYSGAVLVSPDGAYPNEKESRRLLSALEECGIKEWEMFTVNNSSCRDPPLGIPDGSSLHKMIQVKEN from the exons ATGGCTCTCGAGCTAAAACCGTCGTATTTTCTAACCAAAACAGCTTTTTACTTCCAAAACCCCCAATCTCCAATCCCCAACACCGCCTTTCCTCCACTCCTGCCGCGCCGGAAAGCGGCTTATTTCCCGGACATCTCGTTTTCTCTCCGGAAAACCAGTTTTCGTGCCGTTTCGGCGGTTTTGGAAACGAAGGAGACGCCTCTGGCGGAGCAATCAGCTCCTCCGGTGAGAATAGTCGCTCTCGTTGGAGATGGCAGCGTCAGCCCTTTAAAATGCGCTCCATGGGTGGAGGTTATGCTTCACACT GCACAAAGGCTAAAATGGGTGGATGAAGGATTTGAGATGCTTGTGTTTACAGACAACCTCCATCAATCCAATGCTGATGCGGTTGAAACCCTGAAAATGGAATTAGGCCGGGCTGATGTTATGGTCATTGTTGCCGTTACCACTCAAGAATCAGTCGAATGGGTTCGAGCAAATTGCAAGAATATTCCAAACATAATCTGCTTTGATTCATCCCCTGCTTTGGTAAACAAACTGGGAGGATCTTATGTTCATACTGAAACCAAAGGGGATGTTTTTGGCAAAATTGCTGGAATTTATCAGAAAGAAGCAAATGAATCTGCGGAAGTAGTTAAAACAGTATCTGAGGCATGGCAGCGGTGTAATTCTGACGATATAAGGTTTTGCATACTGGTTATAATCAATGCATATATAAGGCCTGTGCCGATCCTGAAGAACTTGAGAGCAAAGGGCTTTTCTACCCTGAGCTGCATGGTGTCCAACTGCGGCCCCCAGATACTGAACTGCCTCCTGGACCCTGACTGCCGGAAGGCTCTTCAGTGCTTGAACAACTGTAGCCCAGTCGATCAGGTGTGCAATTACCGGTGCATTGCTTCCTATGAAAGTCCAAACCTGGAGGCGTTTTCACTCTGTGTGCTACAGAAAAACAATTGTCTTGGGCTGGACGCGAAGGTCCCAGAAAAGCCTTATGTCCCTCCAATGGCTAAGTTTCGAGGGGGGGACTTGTGTCATGAAACTGCTGAAGATCTTTTCGTTGGTTGGCTGGGGTGCCTGGACTGGAGCTGGCGGGTCGTGGCGGGGCAGAACCCAGCTTACGATCAGTTTCCTTGCCAGTACCAGCTGTTCTACAGGGGAAAGGCAAAGGGCTCGTTCTGGTATGAGCCAGTCTTTCAGGTGAAGACTTTGGAAGGGAAGGTGGTGTGGAGGAGGCGCAGGTATCGGGTTAAGAGAGGCAAAGTTCCAGGGACATTTTACTTCAGTGTCTTGGATAATGGGGTTGTTTCAAATGAGTTCTGGACAATCGTGGATGTGCCTGATGATCTTAGCTGGGGCTTGTTTCATTATAACGGGGCTGCTCGAGCCGCCGGACAGTCTTATTCTGGGGCTGTGCTGGTGAGTCCAGACGGGGCATATCCGAATGAGAAGGAAAGCAGAAGATTACTGTCTGCCTTGGAGGAGTGTGGAATTAAGGAATGGGAGATGTTTACAGTGAACAACTCTTCGTGCCGAGATCCACCTCTGGGAATTCCAGATGGGTCGAGTCTGCACAAGATGATCCAAGTGAAGGAAAATTAA